A genomic window from Streptomyces broussonetiae includes:
- a CDS encoding helix-turn-helix domain-containing protein — protein MPQPSTHFGEELRQRRLDAGLTLTTLSAAVHYSKAQLSKVERGIKAPSRDLARLCDAALEADGALIALVTAPVVGAPDTAAPSGIDEEEWMMQLSLNGPSRFHPVSRRQVVSAGTASLMTWRAGGQGPVSVAAAGGMLEASRSLFTHYRRLGQSVEPGFLLPGLIAQTHTLRELSVHADSRTRRQLLGLGSRYAEYVGWLVQETGDEQAALWWTQRAVDLAAAAGDRALAGYALVRRALVTLYQEDAAQTVALAQQAQSSTLPTRIRGLAAQREAQGHALAGERDACLRALDRARPLLARQEDDADAPVIGSMHLPDSVGMVTGWCLFDLGRPREAAEELSRQLARVSAEAVRTQVRYGVRRALAYASAGEIEEACASMAPLLDAVAAVRSATVTIDLRRLARVLGRHSDHPAVRQLAARLGALTHLPS, from the coding sequence GTGCCGCAGCCGTCCACCCACTTCGGCGAGGAGCTGAGGCAACGGCGTTTGGACGCTGGTCTCACTCTCACCACGCTGTCTGCCGCCGTGCACTACAGCAAGGCGCAGCTGAGCAAGGTCGAACGAGGTATCAAGGCGCCCAGCCGCGATCTCGCCCGACTGTGCGACGCCGCCCTTGAAGCCGACGGAGCGCTGATCGCCCTGGTCACCGCGCCCGTTGTCGGCGCGCCGGACACAGCGGCGCCCAGCGGGATCGACGAGGAGGAGTGGATGATGCAGCTGTCACTGAACGGCCCAAGCCGGTTCCACCCCGTGAGTCGGCGACAGGTCGTCAGTGCCGGCACCGCCTCGCTGATGACATGGCGTGCGGGTGGCCAAGGACCAGTCTCCGTGGCTGCCGCGGGCGGCATGCTCGAAGCGTCCCGCTCGCTGTTCACGCACTACCGTCGGCTCGGCCAGAGCGTGGAACCCGGCTTCCTGCTGCCGGGGCTGATCGCGCAGACGCACACGTTGCGAGAACTGTCAGTGCATGCGGATTCCCGCACCCGTCGGCAATTGCTGGGACTCGGCTCCCGGTACGCCGAGTACGTCGGATGGCTGGTGCAGGAGACTGGAGACGAACAGGCGGCACTGTGGTGGACGCAGCGCGCCGTGGATCTCGCGGCTGCTGCCGGTGACCGTGCGCTGGCCGGGTATGCGTTGGTCCGCCGAGCGCTGGTCACGCTGTACCAGGAGGACGCAGCGCAGACAGTCGCCCTCGCACAGCAGGCACAGAGCAGCACTCTCCCGACGCGGATCCGCGGGCTTGCTGCGCAGCGTGAGGCGCAGGGGCACGCGCTCGCCGGTGAGCGCGACGCGTGCCTTCGCGCCCTGGACCGGGCCCGGCCTCTGTTGGCCCGCCAGGAAGACGATGCCGACGCACCGGTGATCGGCAGCATGCACCTGCCCGATTCGGTCGGCATGGTCACCGGGTGGTGCCTGTTCGACCTCGGTCGGCCGCGGGAGGCAGCGGAGGAGCTGAGTCGGCAACTGGCACGGGTCTCCGCCGAGGCGGTGCGCACGCAGGTGCGGTACGGCGTACGCCGAGCGCTCGCTTACGCGTCGGCTGGTGAGATCGAGGAGGCCTGTGCGTCGATGGCACCGCTTCTCGATGCGGTTGCGGCGGTCCGGTCCGCCACTGTCACGATCGATCTCCGCCGTCTCGCCCGCGTCCTGGGCCGGCACTCCGATCACCCTGCGGTACGTCAACTGGCCGCGCGGCTCGGCGCTTTAACGCACCTACCTTCCTGA
- a CDS encoding toll/interleukin-1 receptor domain-containing protein, which yields MTDVFINYRTGDGDKTAALIDHELSRRFGRDRAFRASKSIVPGSAYPEALLTGLRRSSVLLAVIGPDWTNFQTRLRDPEDWVRKEILEAFTCGIPVVPVLDGRKTDRLNRADLPDGLARLADLQSIRLDGHDTETGLKRLGDLVAEMAGLHDLDRDTVPPPASDSVTNSTGDVNGTAVQSRDFTGDVGGTVIKGSIGPVHTGQGDIYQNSRHVSGGRHFSGDGMTYYEGDHHGDNRHRFGDADRREGDDA from the coding sequence GTGACCGATGTGTTCATCAACTACCGGACTGGGGACGGCGACAAGACCGCCGCACTCATCGACCACGAACTCTCGCGCCGCTTCGGCCGGGACCGCGCCTTCCGTGCTTCCAAGTCCATCGTCCCAGGCAGCGCCTACCCCGAAGCCCTGTTGACCGGTCTGCGACGCAGCTCCGTGCTCCTGGCTGTCATCGGGCCTGACTGGACGAACTTCCAAACCCGCCTGCGGGACCCGGAGGACTGGGTACGCAAAGAGATCTTGGAGGCCTTCACCTGCGGAATTCCGGTCGTCCCCGTACTGGACGGTCGGAAGACGGACCGGCTGAACAGGGCAGACCTGCCGGACGGGCTGGCGCGGCTGGCCGACCTCCAGTCCATACGGCTGGACGGCCACGACACCGAGACGGGTCTCAAGCGCCTCGGCGACCTGGTGGCCGAGATGGCCGGCCTCCACGACCTGGACCGGGATACCGTCCCCCCGCCCGCGTCCGACTCTGTGACGAACTCGACCGGAGACGTGAACGGAACAGCTGTACAGAGCCGGGACTTCACCGGTGACGTCGGCGGGACCGTCATCAAAGGCTCCATCGGGCCCGTGCACACGGGACAGGGCGATATCTACCAGAACTCGCGGCACGTGTCGGGTGGCCGGCACTTCTCCGGCGACGGGATGACGTACTACGAGGGCGACCATCACGGAGACAACCGGCACCGCTTCGGCGATGCCGACCGGCGCGAGGGCGACGACGCGTGA
- a CDS encoding LamG-like jellyroll fold domain-containing protein, producing the protein MSRGPSPRPIALAAVAALATGSLTATVPAHATPATPAQPSSTASQTTPSDSAARGLNPTESASAQAKATGKPVTIDQLTDTATTVVANPDGTFTRTDSSMPQRTQQNGKWVAIDTTLVRRSDGTWAPKAAVTDVSFSGGGAGALVTLRDGRHRLGFSWPDALPKPLISGDTATYPDVLPQVDLQLTADASGYSSVLVVKSPKAAADPHLRSLALNTTSVGLALNTTRDGGSQAIDKRTGETVFHSDTALMWDSAGRKATGTSLAQTSTVSSARAEHSAAVRVGGHRAQVRVSLKADRQLLGLDTALLTAKSTAYPVYVDPEWSGRPSQLDWARISDNGWNVYNSTSTTGATNAREGWDNNAPGNGERARTYYQMNTSGIKGAVVTSASLYVKQLSAASCDDTPAAVYGTDRPAGWNSSSLYWGHEPGGRTGSLGNTNPVSHEAGTCPVTDGANSWVSPPSLEFDVTSRAQSAAAGGWKSMTLMVQSPDMNNANQWKQLAFGGGATMSVTYTYRPQLKNGTGTPAVKPSTVSMGKTMTTTHTPTLSARAVDPDLAGGSELVRIDYNVFNSSGTLVGEGFGPNLDSKKRARYNTNGSDWTTPSLPDGTYTWKATAQNAAGYWAGSGSRLWTKTQTFTVDTSAPPAPTVTSDQFPTKQIGAAFGDTGTFTLSNNHTNNITGYLFCLDGTLGNTVYSSSVTSWTTTTKIVPGHVYYATSDNGPGTGTSVLNGSASPAFAPGKAGPHTLYAKAVDQAGSTSISQTAYSFYAGTSTPTYAYGDKMISGWTATNADGTTTAVPKATTTSGGGQLISQAAGSGYAFADGYQAMLANKSSTSKVVAGDNATFGFDVPKDGPWSFGVNLTKAKDYGIYRLVLDAGKPTESTLLNGFDAYNSYVATQFVNLGIPKDSSGHLQTLKQGAHTLTLTLTGKNPGSTGYQAGIDVLRLAPALSCTLNSTDSCLNNTATSTFTTTTSPADADGSGNSVNSADLTGTAGWQSGKTVTVDGGTITLPKFGTGAYDNMLSSGQTLTVPGSGVTNTGDAVVFLAFATGGAAKGATGTITYAKNNCLDPNGDPADQSYQMDTVPDWITGPVSAASLTLVHENHSNNTQTSPASGPKVYAISVPLACPGSVVSSISLPVFTNGVQAGQPSLHILGLGIRPLTVTGSGSGAQHWVGTWSSVQDTGKVQQSGGSTATVNGQTLRIPAHVSIGTDSGNGVRVHLSNALGSTPVTFDAASLALQDGTAGGATAAAAPVPLSFGGASAVTVPAGGDATSDPVTLTVAQQATLLVSLQVHGSVSAMPGHGAAQTPVWLSDAANRTGDTAADKYTQTTYTGLPYLAGIDVTTPVSAPTGSLVLYGDQSVNADTGSGDGRHHLSDAITDALATDSNGDGNVDYGVLNAGTSSASLSDNLLPQDTNSDTPTNALNPLDRNVLAQGNVRTVLVSNGATDLLACTGDANTCAKNVENGLTALNSELSSYYTDDGQTYVNGQPVTQNANITVYLTTIPPFTAVHPGTATQESARELVNSYLSSTFPSQVIDFAAAVSTDGTATSSTVKAADLSGGNPSDAYYTDLANRYLHDTNTQAVSIAPNLIVPLATGSDTPDNEWELAADGTDQRGDNPVTAIGGATFNATGPDAVNAPAGATKFDGTTGFLESDHTAVNTLADYTVSAWVKLDSATGPATAICEGTSQHQAFYLGYDRGNQGWMFQTTTTNDASSDFPTAEGDANTAALGTWTHLLVTYSAPVDGDSSTGVMSLYQNGTLMGTATNLTPQYDSSMPLTIGGCVNSPDATTPYNAFPGSVSDIRVYPYAMTASQAGANSVIVPAGWDKGMPEDEWKLATDGTDTAALNPLTASGSATFGTDAPSGLTGSIAFDGSTGFLKSKQSAVNTLGDYTVSAWVKINQALGTTALCQGTTQHQAFYLSYDKPSSAWMFQTTTTNDPNSAFPTAEGDPGSGPVGTWTHLVAAYRAPVAGNSSTGSMALYQNGTLMGTATNLSPQYDSSMPLTIGGCVNSASATTPYLAFPGSVADVHVYPRTLSATEVSALR; encoded by the coding sequence GTGTCCAGAGGTCCTTCACCCAGACCCATCGCGCTCGCGGCGGTCGCAGCCCTCGCCACCGGGTCACTGACCGCCACAGTGCCGGCCCATGCAACGCCGGCCACTCCCGCTCAGCCGTCGAGCACCGCCTCGCAGACCACGCCTTCCGACTCCGCCGCCCGGGGACTCAACCCCACGGAATCGGCGTCCGCCCAGGCCAAGGCGACCGGAAAGCCGGTGACCATCGACCAACTCACCGACACGGCAACGACGGTGGTGGCCAACCCGGACGGCACCTTCACCCGCACCGACTCCTCTATGCCACAGCGCACACAGCAGAACGGGAAGTGGGTGGCGATCGACACCACGCTGGTGCGGCGGTCGGACGGAACCTGGGCACCCAAGGCCGCCGTCACGGACGTGTCCTTCTCCGGCGGCGGCGCCGGCGCCCTCGTCACCCTGCGCGACGGCCGGCACAGGCTGGGCTTCTCCTGGCCCGACGCCCTGCCGAAGCCGTTAATCTCCGGTGACACCGCCACCTACCCCGACGTGCTGCCCCAGGTCGACCTCCAGCTGACCGCAGACGCCTCCGGGTATTCCTCGGTCCTGGTGGTCAAGTCCCCCAAGGCGGCTGCTGATCCGCACCTGCGCAGCCTCGCGCTGAACACTACGTCGGTCGGCCTCGCGCTGAACACTACGCGCGACGGCGGTTCCCAGGCCATCGACAAGCGCACGGGTGAGACCGTGTTCCACAGCGACACCGCGCTGATGTGGGACAGCGCAGGCCGGAAAGCCACCGGCACGTCCCTGGCCCAAACCTCGACGGTTTCCTCGGCCCGCGCCGAGCACAGCGCGGCGGTCAGGGTCGGCGGACACCGCGCCCAGGTCCGCGTGAGCCTCAAGGCTGACCGGCAACTGCTGGGGCTCGACACGGCGTTGCTTACCGCCAAGAGCACCGCCTACCCGGTGTACGTAGACCCGGAGTGGAGCGGCCGGCCGTCTCAGCTGGACTGGGCGCGGATCTCGGACAACGGTTGGAACGTCTACAACTCGACGTCCACCACGGGCGCGACCAACGCCCGCGAGGGCTGGGACAACAACGCGCCTGGCAACGGTGAACGCGCCCGCACCTACTACCAGATGAACACGAGCGGCATCAAGGGCGCCGTGGTCACGAGCGCCTCGTTGTACGTGAAGCAGCTCTCTGCCGCCTCCTGCGACGACACTCCGGCTGCCGTCTACGGCACCGACCGCCCCGCGGGCTGGAACTCCTCCTCCCTCTACTGGGGCCACGAGCCTGGTGGACGGACCGGCTCGCTCGGTAATACCAACCCGGTCAGCCATGAGGCCGGCACCTGCCCGGTCACGGACGGCGCCAACTCATGGGTCAGCCCGCCGTCCCTGGAGTTCGACGTGACCTCCCGGGCGCAGAGCGCGGCGGCAGGCGGCTGGAAGAGCATGACACTGATGGTCCAGTCGCCGGACATGAACAACGCCAACCAGTGGAAGCAGCTCGCCTTCGGCGGCGGCGCCACGATGTCGGTCACCTACACGTACCGGCCCCAGCTCAAGAACGGCACCGGCACCCCCGCCGTCAAGCCGTCCACGGTGAGCATGGGCAAGACGATGACCACCACCCACACCCCGACGCTGTCCGCACGGGCGGTCGACCCCGACCTGGCCGGCGGCAGTGAGCTGGTGCGCATCGACTACAACGTCTTCAACTCCTCGGGCACCCTGGTCGGTGAGGGCTTCGGCCCCAACCTGGACTCCAAGAAACGCGCCCGCTACAACACCAATGGCAGTGACTGGACCACGCCGAGTCTGCCTGACGGCACCTACACCTGGAAGGCCACCGCGCAGAACGCGGCCGGCTATTGGGCGGGATCCGGCTCCAGACTCTGGACCAAGACGCAGACGTTCACGGTGGACACCAGCGCACCGCCCGCGCCCACGGTGACCTCCGATCAGTTCCCGACCAAGCAGATCGGCGCCGCGTTTGGCGACACCGGAACCTTCACTCTGAGCAACAATCACACCAACAACATCACCGGCTACCTGTTCTGCCTGGACGGCACGCTCGGCAACACGGTGTACAGCAGCAGCGTCACCTCGTGGACCACCACCACGAAGATCGTGCCAGGCCATGTGTACTACGCCACCTCCGACAACGGCCCCGGTACCGGCACCTCCGTCCTCAACGGCAGCGCCTCACCGGCCTTCGCCCCCGGCAAGGCAGGACCGCACACCCTGTACGCCAAGGCAGTGGACCAGGCCGGATCGACATCCATCTCCCAGACCGCGTACTCCTTCTACGCGGGCACCAGCACCCCGACGTACGCCTACGGCGACAAGATGATCAGCGGCTGGACCGCGACCAACGCGGACGGCACGACGACCGCCGTGCCGAAGGCGACCACCACCTCCGGCGGGGGGCAACTGATCAGCCAGGCCGCCGGCAGTGGCTACGCGTTCGCTGACGGCTACCAGGCCATGCTCGCCAACAAGAGCAGCACTTCGAAGGTCGTCGCCGGCGACAATGCCACCTTCGGCTTCGACGTCCCCAAGGATGGCCCCTGGAGCTTCGGCGTCAACCTGACCAAAGCCAAGGACTACGGCATCTACCGTCTCGTCCTGGACGCGGGCAAGCCCACCGAATCCACCCTGCTCAATGGCTTCGACGCCTACAACTCCTACGTCGCCACCCAGTTCGTCAACCTGGGCATCCCCAAGGACTCCAGCGGTCATCTGCAAACCCTCAAACAGGGTGCGCACACCCTGACCCTCACCCTGACCGGCAAGAACCCCGGTTCCACCGGCTACCAGGCAGGCATCGACGTGCTGCGGCTCGCGCCCGCGCTGAGCTGCACGCTCAACAGCACCGACAGCTGCTTGAACAACACCGCCACCAGCACCTTCACCACCACGACCAGCCCGGCCGACGCCGACGGCTCCGGCAACAGCGTCAACTCCGCCGACCTGACAGGCACGGCGGGCTGGCAGAGCGGCAAGACCGTGACCGTCGACGGCGGCACCATCACGCTGCCGAAGTTCGGCACCGGCGCCTACGACAACATGCTGTCCTCCGGACAGACCCTCACCGTGCCGGGCAGCGGCGTGACGAACACCGGTGACGCCGTGGTCTTCCTCGCCTTCGCCACCGGCGGCGCGGCCAAGGGCGCCACCGGCACCATCACCTACGCCAAAAACAACTGCCTGGACCCCAACGGCGACCCGGCCGACCAGTCGTACCAGATGGACACCGTCCCCGACTGGATCACCGGCCCTGTCTCCGCGGCCTCACTGACCCTGGTCCACGAGAACCACAGCAACAACACCCAGACGAGCCCGGCCTCGGGCCCGAAGGTCTACGCCATCAGCGTCCCCCTGGCCTGTCCGGGCTCGGTCGTCAGCAGCATCTCCCTGCCCGTGTTCACCAACGGTGTCCAGGCCGGCCAGCCCAGCCTGCACATCCTCGGACTGGGCATCCGACCGCTGACCGTCACCGGAAGCGGATCCGGCGCTCAGCACTGGGTCGGCACCTGGTCGTCCGTGCAGGACACCGGCAAGGTGCAGCAGTCCGGCGGCAGCACCGCCACCGTCAACGGACAGACACTGCGCATCCCCGCCCACGTCAGCATCGGCACCGACAGCGGCAATGGGGTCCGCGTCCATCTGTCCAACGCCCTGGGCAGCACACCCGTGACCTTCGACGCAGCCTCGCTCGCCCTGCAGGACGGCACCGCAGGTGGCGCAACCGCGGCCGCGGCACCCGTTCCTCTGTCCTTCGGCGGCGCTAGCGCCGTTACCGTCCCCGCGGGCGGTGATGCCACCAGCGATCCGGTGACGCTGACCGTCGCGCAGCAGGCGACCCTGCTGGTCAGCCTGCAGGTGCATGGGTCGGTGTCCGCCATGCCCGGGCATGGGGCGGCCCAGACCCCGGTGTGGCTCAGTGACGCAGCCAACCGCACCGGTGACACCGCGGCCGACAAGTACACGCAGACGACATACACCGGCCTGCCGTACCTGGCCGGCATCGACGTCACCACGCCCGTGTCCGCCCCCACCGGCTCCCTGGTCCTCTACGGAGACCAGAGCGTCAACGCCGACACAGGAAGCGGCGACGGCAGGCACCATCTCAGTGATGCCATCACCGACGCCCTGGCCACCGACTCGAACGGGGACGGAAACGTGGACTACGGCGTGCTCAACGCCGGTACAAGCAGTGCCAGTCTCAGTGACAATCTGCTTCCGCAGGACACGAACAGTGACACCCCGACCAACGCCCTCAACCCACTGGACCGCAATGTCCTGGCCCAGGGCAACGTGCGCACCGTCCTCGTCTCCAACGGGGCCACCGACCTGCTCGCCTGCACCGGCGACGCCAACACCTGTGCCAAGAATGTTGAGAACGGACTGACCGCGCTCAACAGCGAGCTGAGTTCGTACTACACCGACGACGGGCAGACCTACGTCAACGGGCAGCCGGTGACACAGAACGCCAACATCACCGTCTACCTCACCACTATTCCGCCGTTCACCGCCGTCCACCCCGGCACGGCAACTCAGGAGTCCGCGCGCGAGCTGGTAAACAGCTACCTGTCCAGCACGTTCCCCAGCCAGGTCATCGACTTCGCGGCGGCGGTCTCCACGGACGGCACGGCCACCTCCTCGACCGTGAAGGCGGCCGACCTCTCGGGCGGCAACCCGTCCGACGCCTACTACACCGACCTCGCGAACCGGTATCTGCACGACACCAACACCCAGGCCGTGAGCATCGCGCCCAACCTGATCGTGCCGCTCGCCACCGGCAGCGACACTCCCGACAACGAGTGGGAGCTGGCCGCCGACGGCACCGACCAGCGCGGCGACAACCCGGTCACCGCGATCGGCGGAGCGACCTTCAACGCGACCGGGCCGGACGCGGTCAACGCACCGGCCGGCGCCACCAAGTTCGATGGCACCACCGGATTCCTGGAGAGCGACCACACCGCGGTGAACACCCTCGCCGACTACACCGTCTCCGCGTGGGTGAAACTCGACTCGGCAACCGGCCCCGCCACGGCCATCTGCGAGGGAACCAGCCAACACCAGGCGTTCTACCTCGGCTACGACCGAGGCAACCAGGGCTGGATGTTCCAGACCACGACCACCAATGACGCGAGTTCCGACTTCCCCACCGCGGAAGGGGACGCGAACACCGCAGCCCTGGGCACCTGGACCCACCTCCTGGTCACCTACAGCGCTCCCGTCGACGGCGACTCAAGCACCGGCGTGATGTCGCTCTACCAGAACGGCACCCTGATGGGGACAGCCACCAACCTCACCCCGCAGTACGACTCCTCCATGCCCCTGACCATCGGCGGCTGCGTCAACAGCCCCGACGCCACCACGCCGTACAACGCCTTCCCCGGATCCGTCTCTGACATCCGCGTCTACCCGTACGCGATGACCGCGAGCCAGGCCGGCGCGAACAGCGTGATCGTGCCCGCGGGCTGGGACAAGGGCATGCCCGAGGACGAGTGGAAACTCGCCACCGACGGCACCGACACCGCCGCCCTCAACCCACTCACCGCATCCGGCAGCGCCACCTTCGGCACCGACGCGCCCAGCGGGCTCACCGGCAGCATCGCCTTCGACGGCAGCACCGGCTTCCTCAAGAGCAAACAGAGCGCGGTGAACACCCTCGGCGACTACACCGTCTCCGCCTGGGTGAAGATCAACCAAGCGCTCGGCACCACAGCCCTCTGCCAGGGCACGACGCAACACCAGGCCTTCTACCTGTCCTACGACAAACCCAGCAGCGCCTGGATGTTCCAGACCACGACCACCAACGACCCGAACTCCGCCTTCCCCACTGCAGAAGGAGACCCGGGCAGCGGCCCGGTCGGCACCTGGACCCACCTGGTCGCCGCCTACCGGGCACCCGTCGCCGGGAACTCCAGCACCGGCTCGATGGCCCTCTACCAGAACGGCACCCTCATGGGGACGGCCACCAACCTCAGCCCCCAGTACGACTCCTCCATGCCCCTGACCATCGGCGGCTGCGTCAACAGCGCCTCCGCAACAACCCCGTACCTGGCGTTCCCCGGATCCGTCGCCGACGTCCACGTCTACCCGCGGACGCTCTCAGCGACCGAGGTCAGCGCCCTGCGCTGA
- the dacB gene encoding D-alanyl-D-alanine carboxypeptidase/D-alanyl-D-alanine endopeptidase translates to MAVIAAPVVAAMAVTAASASAASGLTVADKAMAGKLNQRVGVALLGSNVVGEVRDVASGQTVWSENHAKGLMPASTNKLATAVAALTVLGPNHTVQTKAVYRSGTVYLVGGGDQQLSSADLESLATAAAEALKAKGHHSVRLMIDDHLFAAPSLATGWSSGYYPDTVAPVRALRIEGNNTQDTALTATEYFAQQLTAHGITVGKPARARTPSGSTVLATHQSKPLSTTVEYMLKHSDNDIAEGLLRLTALGQGRAATFAGGAAAVHAVLVQYGIPLTGVQEYDGSGLSRSDRMTADALSAIAGLAVDTHYQDKLWPILKGLPVAGVDGTLSTSYGRFTTAPASCAVGKVDAKTGSLSDVSALAGVAKGEDGRWKSFAFVENGSAPTDTVTQGLDGLAATVEGCW, encoded by the coding sequence GTGGCCGTGATCGCGGCTCCGGTGGTGGCCGCGATGGCTGTGACCGCCGCCTCCGCATCAGCGGCGAGCGGGCTGACGGTTGCCGACAAGGCCATGGCCGGGAAGCTGAACCAGCGGGTGGGCGTCGCCCTCCTGGGCAGCAATGTGGTGGGCGAGGTCCGGGACGTCGCCTCGGGGCAGACGGTGTGGTCCGAGAACCACGCAAAGGGGTTGATGCCCGCGTCCACCAACAAGCTGGCGACCGCGGTCGCCGCGCTCACCGTGCTGGGTCCCAACCACACCGTGCAGACCAAGGCCGTCTACCGTTCCGGCACGGTGTATCTGGTCGGCGGCGGCGATCAGCAGCTCAGCTCCGCCGACCTGGAGAGTCTCGCGACCGCCGCCGCCGAGGCACTGAAGGCCAAGGGCCACCACTCGGTGCGGCTGATGATCGACGACCACCTTTTCGCCGCCCCCAGTCTCGCCACCGGCTGGAGCAGCGGCTACTACCCGGACACCGTAGCTCCGGTCCGAGCCCTGCGCATCGAGGGGAACAACACCCAGGACACCGCGCTCACCGCCACCGAGTACTTCGCCCAGCAGCTCACCGCCCACGGCATCACGGTAGGCAAGCCCGCGCGCGCCAGGACACCGTCGGGCAGCACGGTTCTGGCCACCCATCAGTCCAAGCCGCTGTCGACGACCGTGGAATACATGCTCAAGCACAGCGACAACGACATCGCCGAGGGCCTGCTGCGTCTCACCGCGCTCGGCCAGGGCCGGGCTGCCACCTTCGCGGGCGGCGCCGCCGCGGTCCACGCCGTGCTCGTCCAGTACGGCATACCGCTCACCGGCGTGCAGGAGTACGACGGCAGCGGCCTGTCCCGCAGCGACCGGATGACCGCCGACGCTCTCTCCGCCATCGCCGGGCTCGCCGTCGACACCCACTACCAGGACAAGCTGTGGCCGATCCTGAAGGGTCTGCCGGTCGCAGGCGTTGACGGCACCCTCAGCACCTCCTACGGCCGTTTCACCACCGCACCCGCCTCCTGCGCCGTAGGAAAAGTCGATGCCAAGACCGGCTCCCTGAGCGATGTGTCCGCCCTGGCCGGGGTCGCCAAGGGGGAGGACGGCCGCTGGAAGAGCTTCGCATTCGTCGAGAACGGCTCAGCACCCACCGACACCGTCACCCAGGGCCTGGATGGCCTCGCCGCCACGGTCGAGGGCTGCTGGTAG